One window of the Enterobacter huaxiensis genome contains the following:
- the pdhR gene encoding pyruvate dehydrogenase complex transcriptional repressor PdhR: MAYSKIRQPKLSDVIEQQLEFLILEGTLRPGEKLPPERELAKQFDVSRPSLREAIQRLEAKGLLLRRQGGGTFVQNSLWQSFSDPLVELLSDHPESQFDLLETRHALEGIAAYYAALRSNDEDRERIRELHQAIERAQQSGDLDAESSAVVQYQIAVTEAAHNVVLLHLLRCMEPMLAQNVRQNFELLYARRDMLPLVSNHRTRVFEAIMAGEPEQAREASHRHLAFIEEILLDRSREQSRRERSLRRIQQRKD; this comes from the coding sequence ATGGCCTACAGCAAAATTCGCCAACCAAAACTTTCCGATGTGATTGAGCAGCAGCTGGAGTTTTTGATCCTCGAAGGGACACTGCGCCCGGGTGAAAAACTTCCGCCAGAACGCGAGCTGGCAAAACAGTTCGACGTTTCACGTCCCTCTCTGCGTGAGGCGATTCAACGTCTCGAAGCAAAGGGCTTGCTGCTTCGTCGCCAGGGCGGCGGAACCTTTGTTCAAAACAGCCTGTGGCAGAGCTTCAGCGACCCGCTGGTAGAACTTCTCTCTGACCACCCAGAATCCCAGTTTGATCTGCTTGAGACCCGTCACGCGCTTGAAGGTATTGCGGCCTATTACGCCGCCCTTCGCAGCAATGATGAAGATCGCGAGCGTATCCGCGAGCTGCATCAGGCCATTGAACGGGCACAGCAGTCCGGCGACTTAGACGCCGAGTCCAGTGCCGTTGTCCAGTATCAAATTGCCGTCACCGAAGCGGCGCACAACGTGGTGCTCCTCCATCTGCTACGCTGCATGGAGCCCATGCTGGCCCAGAACGTTCGTCAAAATTTTGAATTGTTGTATGCCCGTCGGGACATGCTCCCACTGGTAAGCAACCATCGCACCCGAGTATTCGAGGCGATAATGGCCGGGGAACCGGAGCAGGCGCGCGAAGCGTCGCACCGCCATCTGGCTTTCATTGAGGAAATCTTGCTGGACCGCAGCCGTGAACAATCGCGTCGCGAACGTTCATTACGCCGCATACAGCAACGAAAGGATTAA
- the aceF gene encoding pyruvate dehydrogenase complex dihydrolipoyllysine-residue acetyltransferase codes for MAIEINVPDIGADEVEITEILVKVGDKVEAEQSLITVEGDKASMEVPSPQAGIVKEIKVSVGDKTETGKLIMIFDSADGAAAAAPAQEEKKEAAPAAAAPAAAAAAKEVNVPDIGGDEVEVTEILVKVGDTVAAEQSLITVEGDKASMEVPAPFAGTVKEIKINTGDKVSTGSLIMVFEVAGAAPAAAPAQAAAPAPAAAPAAAGGAKDVNVPDIGGDEVEVTEVMVKVGDKVAAEQSLITVEGDKASMEVPAPFAGTVKEIKISTGDKVSTGSLIMVFEVEGAAPAAAPAAAPAPAAAPAQAAKPAAAPAAKAEGKSEFAENDAYVHATPLIRRLAREFGVNLAKVKGTGRKGRILREDVQTYVKDAVKRAEAAPAAAAGGGIPGMLPWPKVDFSKFGEIEEVELGRIQKISGANLSRNWVMIPHVTHFDKTDITDLEAFRKQQNAEAEKRKLDVKFTPVVFIMKAVAAALEQMPRFNSSLSEDGQKLTLKKYINIGVAVDTPNGLVVPVFKDVNKKSITELSRELTVISKKARDGKLTAGEMQGGCFTISSIGGLGTTHFAPIVNAPEVAILGVSKSAMEPVWNGKEFVPRLMMPISLSFDHRVIDGADGARFITIINNTLSDIRRLVM; via the coding sequence ATGGCTATCGAAATCAATGTACCGGACATCGGGGCTGATGAAGTTGAAATCACCGAGATCCTGGTCAAAGTGGGCGACAAGGTTGAAGCTGAACAGTCGCTGATCACCGTAGAAGGCGACAAAGCCTCTATGGAAGTGCCGTCTCCTCAGGCTGGCATCGTTAAAGAGATCAAAGTCTCTGTTGGCGATAAAACCGAGACCGGCAAACTGATCATGATTTTCGATTCCGCCGACGGTGCAGCAGCTGCTGCACCTGCGCAGGAAGAGAAGAAAGAAGCCGCTCCGGCCGCCGCTGCTCCAGCAGCTGCCGCGGCAGCGAAAGAAGTAAACGTGCCTGACATCGGCGGTGACGAAGTTGAAGTTACTGAAATCCTGGTGAAAGTGGGCGACACCGTTGCGGCCGAGCAGTCACTGATCACCGTAGAAGGCGACAAAGCCTCTATGGAAGTGCCGGCTCCGTTCGCGGGTACCGTTAAAGAGATCAAGATCAACACCGGCGACAAAGTGTCTACCGGCTCCCTGATCATGGTCTTCGAAGTGGCGGGTGCTGCACCTGCCGCTGCGCCAGCACAGGCCGCTGCTCCGGCTCCGGCTGCTGCACCAGCAGCTGCCGGCGGTGCGAAAGACGTTAACGTACCGGACATCGGCGGTGACGAAGTTGAAGTGACCGAAGTGATGGTGAAAGTGGGCGATAAAGTTGCCGCTGAACAGTCACTGATCACCGTTGAAGGCGACAAGGCTTCCATGGAAGTCCCTGCGCCGTTCGCGGGTACCGTTAAAGAGATCAAAATCAGCACCGGCGACAAAGTGTCTACCGGCTCCCTGATTATGGTCTTCGAAGTGGAAGGCGCTGCGCCTGCCGCAGCTCCGGCTGCAGCTCCAGCCCCTGCTGCTGCACCGGCTCAGGCGGCTAAACCTGCCGCGGCCCCTGCTGCAAAAGCAGAAGGCAAATCTGAGTTCGCTGAAAATGACGCTTACGTCCACGCGACCCCGCTGATTCGTCGCCTGGCGCGCGAGTTCGGCGTGAACCTGGCGAAAGTGAAAGGGACCGGCCGTAAGGGTCGTATCCTGCGCGAAGACGTTCAGACCTACGTGAAAGATGCGGTGAAACGTGCCGAAGCTGCACCTGCTGCAGCCGCCGGTGGCGGTATCCCGGGCATGCTGCCATGGCCAAAAGTGGACTTCAGCAAGTTCGGCGAAATCGAAGAAGTGGAGCTGGGCCGCATCCAGAAAATCTCTGGTGCTAACCTGAGCCGTAACTGGGTAATGATCCCGCACGTTACGCACTTCGACAAAACCGATATCACCGATCTGGAAGCGTTCCGTAAGCAGCAGAACGCCGAAGCTGAGAAGCGTAAACTGGACGTGAAATTCACCCCAGTGGTCTTCATCATGAAAGCGGTTGCTGCGGCTCTGGAACAGATGCCACGCTTCAACAGCTCCCTGTCCGAAGACGGCCAGAAGCTGACGCTGAAGAAATACATCAACATCGGTGTTGCGGTTGATACGCCAAATGGTCTGGTTGTTCCGGTCTTCAAAGACGTGAACAAGAAGAGCATTACCGAGCTGTCCCGCGAACTGACCGTGATCTCCAAGAAAGCGCGCGATGGTAAGCTGACTGCTGGCGAAATGCAGGGCGGTTGCTTCACTATCTCCAGCATCGGCGGCCTGGGTACGACCCACTTCGCGCCGATTGTGAACGCGCCTGAAGTGGCTATCCTCGGTGTGTCCAAGTCCGCGATGGAGCCGGTGTGGAATGGCAAAGAGTTCGTGCCGCGTCTGATGATGCCAATCTCTCTGTCCTTCGACCACCGCGTGATCGACGGTGCTGATGGTGCGCGTTTCATCACCATCATCAACAACACGCTGAGCGACATTCGCCGCCTGGTGATGTAA
- the aceE gene encoding pyruvate dehydrogenase (acetyl-transferring), homodimeric type, with protein MSERLQNDVDPIETRDWLQAIESVIREEGVERAQYLIDQLLSEARKGGVKVAAGAGANNYVNTIAVEDEPEYPGNLDLERRIRSAIRWNAIMTVLRASKKDLELGGHMASFQSSATVYEVCFNHFFRAANEKDGGDLVYFQGHISPGIYARAFLEGRLTEEQMNNFRQEVHGKGLSSYPHPKLMPEFWQFPTVSMGLGPIGAIYQAKFLKYLEHRGLKDTSEQTVYAFLGDGEMDEPESKGAITIATREKLDNLCFIINCNLQRLDGPVTGNGKIINELEGIFSGAGWNVIKVMWGGRWDELLRKDTSGKLIQLMNETVDGDYQTFKSKDGAYVREHFFGKYPETAALVADWTDEQIWALNRGGHDPKKVYAALKKAQETKGKATVILAHTIKGYGMGDTAEGKNIAHQVKKMNMDGVRYIRDRFNVPVTDEQVENLSYITFPEGSEEHKYLHERRQALKGYLPARQPNFTEKLELPALEDFSQLLEEQNKEISTTIAFVRALNVMLKNKSIKDRLVPIIADEARTFGMEGLFRQIGIYSPNGQQYTPQDREQVAYYKEDEKGQILQEGINELGAGASWLAAATSYSTNNLPMIPFYIYYSMFGFQRIGDLCWQAGDQQARGFLVGGTSGRTTLNGEGLQHEDGHSHIQSLTIPNCISYDPSYAYEVAVIMHDGLTRMYGEAQENIYYYITTLNENYHMPAMPAGAEEGIRKGIYKLETLEGSKGKVQLLGSGSILRHVREAAQILAKDYGVGSDVYSVTSFTELARDGQDCERWNMLHPMETPRVPYIAQVMNDAPAVASTDYMKLFAEQVRTYVPADDYRVLGTDGFGRSDSRENLRHHFEVDASYVVVAALGELAKRGEIDKKVVAEAITKFNIDADKVNPRLA; from the coding sequence ATGTCAGAACGTCTCCAAAATGACGTGGATCCGATCGAAACTCGCGACTGGCTACAGGCGATCGAATCGGTCATCCGTGAAGAAGGTGTTGAGCGCGCTCAGTATCTGATTGATCAGCTCCTTTCAGAAGCGCGCAAAGGCGGCGTGAAGGTTGCTGCAGGTGCAGGGGCTAACAACTACGTAAACACGATTGCCGTCGAAGACGAACCGGAATACCCGGGCAATCTGGATCTGGAACGTCGTATCCGTTCTGCAATCCGCTGGAACGCCATCATGACCGTTCTGCGCGCATCCAAAAAAGACCTGGAACTGGGTGGCCACATGGCGTCCTTCCAGTCTTCTGCAACCGTTTACGAAGTGTGCTTCAACCACTTCTTCCGTGCAGCGAACGAGAAAGACGGTGGCGATCTGGTGTACTTCCAGGGCCACATCTCTCCGGGCATCTATGCACGTGCATTCCTGGAAGGTCGTCTGACTGAAGAGCAGATGAATAACTTCCGTCAGGAAGTTCACGGTAAAGGTCTGTCTTCTTACCCGCACCCTAAACTGATGCCTGAATTCTGGCAGTTCCCGACCGTATCTATGGGTCTGGGTCCAATCGGTGCGATTTATCAGGCTAAATTCCTGAAATACCTGGAACACCGTGGTCTGAAAGATACCTCCGAGCAGACCGTATACGCCTTCCTGGGCGACGGCGAAATGGATGAGCCAGAATCTAAAGGTGCGATCACCATCGCCACCCGTGAGAAGCTGGACAACCTGTGCTTCATCATCAACTGTAACCTGCAGCGTCTGGATGGTCCGGTAACCGGCAACGGCAAGATCATCAACGAACTGGAAGGCATCTTCAGCGGTGCTGGCTGGAACGTGATTAAAGTCATGTGGGGCGGTCGTTGGGATGAGCTGCTGCGTAAAGACACCAGCGGTAAGCTGATCCAGCTGATGAACGAAACCGTTGACGGCGACTACCAGACCTTCAAATCCAAAGACGGTGCCTACGTTCGTGAGCACTTCTTCGGTAAATATCCTGAAACCGCAGCGCTGGTTGCAGACTGGACTGATGAGCAGATCTGGGCCCTGAACCGCGGTGGTCACGATCCGAAGAAAGTCTACGCTGCACTGAAAAAAGCGCAGGAAACCAAAGGTAAAGCGACTGTAATCCTGGCCCACACCATCAAAGGTTACGGCATGGGTGATACCGCAGAAGGTAAAAACATCGCTCACCAGGTTAAGAAAATGAACATGGACGGCGTGCGTTATATCCGCGACCGTTTCAACGTTCCAGTGACCGATGAGCAGGTAGAAAACCTGTCTTACATCACCTTCCCGGAAGGTTCTGAAGAGCACAAGTACCTGCACGAACGTCGTCAGGCTCTGAAAGGCTACCTGCCAGCTCGTCAGCCAAACTTCACCGAGAAGCTGGAACTGCCGGCGCTGGAAGACTTCTCTCAGCTGCTGGAAGAGCAGAACAAAGAGATCTCTACCACTATCGCCTTCGTTCGTGCCCTGAACGTGATGCTCAAGAACAAGTCGATCAAAGATCGTCTGGTTCCAATCATCGCCGACGAAGCGCGTACTTTCGGTATGGAAGGTCTGTTCCGTCAGATCGGTATCTACAGCCCGAACGGCCAGCAGTATACCCCGCAGGACCGTGAGCAGGTTGCATACTACAAAGAAGACGAGAAAGGCCAGATCCTGCAGGAAGGTATCAACGAGCTGGGCGCAGGCGCATCCTGGCTGGCTGCTGCGACCTCTTACAGCACCAACAACCTGCCGATGATCCCGTTCTACATTTACTATTCCATGTTCGGTTTCCAGCGTATCGGTGACCTGTGCTGGCAGGCAGGCGACCAGCAGGCTCGCGGCTTCCTGGTAGGCGGTACTTCCGGACGTACGACCCTGAACGGTGAAGGTCTGCAGCACGAAGATGGCCACAGCCACATTCAGTCTCTGACTATCCCTAACTGTATCTCTTACGACCCGTCTTACGCGTACGAAGTGGCCGTCATCATGCACGACGGTCTGACCCGCATGTACGGTGAAGCGCAAGAGAACATTTACTACTACATCACCACCCTGAACGAAAACTACCACATGCCGGCAATGCCAGCAGGTGCCGAGGAAGGTATCCGTAAAGGTATCTACAAACTCGAAACCCTCGAAGGTAGCAAAGGTAAAGTTCAGCTGCTGGGCTCCGGCTCTATCCTGCGTCACGTTCGTGAAGCAGCGCAGATCCTGGCGAAAGACTACGGCGTAGGTTCCGACGTGTACTCTGTGACCTCCTTCACTGAGCTGGCGCGTGATGGCCAGGATTGTGAGCGTTGGAACATGCTGCACCCAATGGAAACCCCGCGCGTTCCGTACATCGCTCAGGTGATGAACGATGCACCGGCGGTGGCGTCTACTGACTATATGAAACTGTTCGCTGAGCAGGTTCGTACTTACGTTCCAGCTGATGATTATCGCGTACTGGGTACCGACGGCTTCGGTCGTTCTGACAGCCGCGAAAACCTGCGTCACCACTTCGAAGTTGATGCTTCTTACGTGGTTGTAGCAGCACTGGGCGAACTGGCTAAACGTGGCGAAATCGATAAGAAAGTGGTTGCGGAAGCAATTACCAAATTCAACATCGATGCAGATAAAGTTAACCCGCGTCTGGCGTAA
- the lpdA gene encoding dihydrolipoyl dehydrogenase, producing the protein MSTEIKTQVVVLGAGPAGYSAAFRAADLGLETVIVERYSTLGGVCLNVGCIPSKALLHVAKVIEEAKALADHGIVFGEPKTDIDKIRTWKEKVITQLTGGLAGMAKGRKVKVVNGLGKFTGANTLEVEGENGKTVINFDNAIIAAGSRPIELPFIPHEDPRVWDSTDALELKEVPKRLLVMGGGIIGLEMGTVYHALGSEIDVVEMFDQVIPAADKDIVKVFTKRISKKFNLMLETKVTAVEAKEDGIYVSMEGKKAPAEAQRYDAVLVAIGRVPNGKNLNAGAAGVEVDDRGFIRVDKQLRTNVPHIFAIGDIVGQPMLAHKGVHEGHVAAEVIAGMKHYFDPKVIPSIAYTEPEVAWVGLTEKEAKEKGISYETATFPWAASGRAIASDCADGVTKLIFDKETHRVIGGAIVGTNGGELLGEIGLAIEMGCDAEDIALTIHAHPTLHESVGLAAEVFEGSITDLPNAKAKKK; encoded by the coding sequence ATGAGCACAGAAATCAAAACTCAGGTCGTAGTACTTGGGGCAGGCCCGGCAGGTTACTCCGCAGCGTTCCGCGCAGCGGATTTAGGTCTGGAAACCGTCATCGTAGAACGTTACAGCACCCTCGGCGGTGTTTGTCTGAACGTCGGCTGTATCCCTTCTAAAGCGCTGCTGCACGTAGCGAAAGTTATCGAAGAAGCCAAAGCGCTGGCTGACCACGGCATCGTCTTCGGCGAGCCGAAAACCGATATCGACAAAATTCGTACCTGGAAAGAGAAAGTTATCACTCAACTGACCGGCGGTCTGGCGGGTATGGCCAAAGGCCGTAAAGTGAAAGTGGTAAACGGTCTGGGTAAATTCACCGGTGCGAACACCTTGGAAGTTGAAGGCGAAAACGGCAAAACCGTGATCAACTTCGACAACGCGATCATCGCGGCAGGCTCTCGCCCAATTGAACTGCCGTTCATTCCACATGAAGATCCGCGCGTGTGGGATTCCACCGATGCGCTGGAACTGAAAGAAGTGCCGAAGCGCCTGCTGGTTATGGGTGGCGGCATCATCGGTCTGGAAATGGGTACCGTGTACCATGCGCTGGGTTCAGAGATTGACGTGGTTGAAATGTTCGACCAGGTTATCCCGGCTGCAGACAAAGACATCGTTAAAGTCTTCACCAAACGCATCAGCAAGAAATTCAACCTGATGCTGGAAACCAAAGTGACTGCCGTTGAAGCGAAAGAAGACGGTATTTACGTTTCCATGGAAGGCAAAAAAGCCCCTGCTGAAGCGCAGCGTTACGACGCCGTGCTGGTAGCAATCGGCCGCGTGCCGAACGGTAAAAACCTCAACGCTGGCGCAGCTGGCGTGGAAGTGGACGACCGTGGCTTCATCCGCGTTGACAAGCAGCTGCGTACCAACGTGCCGCACATCTTTGCTATCGGCGATATCGTCGGTCAGCCAATGCTGGCACACAAAGGTGTTCACGAAGGTCACGTTGCCGCTGAAGTTATCGCCGGCATGAAGCACTACTTCGATCCGAAGGTGATCCCATCAATCGCCTACACCGAGCCAGAAGTTGCCTGGGTGGGTCTGACCGAAAAAGAAGCGAAAGAGAAAGGCATCAGCTACGAAACCGCCACCTTCCCGTGGGCTGCTTCTGGCCGTGCTATCGCTTCCGATTGCGCAGATGGCGTGACCAAACTGATCTTCGACAAAGAGACTCACCGCGTCATCGGTGGTGCGATTGTCGGCACCAACGGCGGCGAGCTGCTGGGTGAAATCGGTCTGGCTATCGAAATGGGCTGTGACGCTGAAGACATCGCGCTGACCATCCACGCTCACCCGACTCTGCACGAGTCCGTGGGCCTGGCGGCCGAAGTGTTTGAAGGTAGCATCACCGACCTGCCAAACGCGAAAGCGAAAAAGAAATAA